A genomic segment from Sulfuritalea hydrogenivorans sk43H encodes:
- a CDS encoding enoyl-CoA hydratase, with translation MSQAVRIGTADGVFHIEMARPEKKNALTAAMYRTLADALATAEADPAVRVILISGAGGNFTAGNDLADFLETPPMEQDAPVFRFIKGFANLQKPFVAAVEGVAIGVGTTMLLHCDLAYAGSSARFALPFANLGLTPEAASSLLLPLCAGHARAAEMLMLGEVFSAQAALDAGIVNAVLPDGQVLDHAFERCRKLTAQPAESLRLTKQLMKRAQQALINDTMNVEADVFKQRLVSPDAKEAFAAFFEKRKPDFSKTS, from the coding sequence ATGAGCCAGGCAGTCCGCATCGGAACGGCCGATGGCGTGTTCCACATTGAAATGGCGCGCCCGGAAAAGAAGAATGCGCTCACCGCCGCAATGTACCGGACGCTGGCCGACGCGCTGGCAACCGCCGAGGCCGACCCGGCAGTGCGCGTGATCCTGATTTCCGGCGCGGGCGGCAACTTCACGGCGGGCAACGATCTGGCCGATTTCCTTGAAACGCCGCCGATGGAGCAAGACGCGCCGGTATTCCGCTTCATCAAAGGCTTCGCCAATTTGCAGAAGCCCTTTGTCGCCGCGGTCGAAGGCGTCGCGATCGGCGTCGGCACCACCATGCTGCTCCACTGCGACCTGGCCTACGCGGGCAGTTCGGCCCGCTTCGCCCTGCCCTTCGCCAACCTCGGCCTGACGCCGGAAGCTGCGTCGAGCCTGTTGCTGCCACTGTGCGCCGGCCACGCGCGCGCGGCGGAGATGCTGATGCTGGGCGAAGTTTTCTCCGCGCAGGCGGCGCTCGACGCCGGCATCGTCAACGCCGTACTGCCCGACGGGCAAGTGCTGGACCATGCATTCGAGCGCTGCCGCAAGCTGACCGCACAGCCGGCGGAGTCGCTGCGCCTCACCAAGCAATTGATGAAACGCGCGCAGCAGGCCTTGATCAACGACACCATGAACGTCGAGGCCGACGTCTTCAAGCAGCGCCTGGTATCGCCCGATGCCAAGGAAGCCTTCGCCGCCTTCTTCGAAAAGCGCAAGCCGGATTTTTCGAAAACCAGCTAG